TTCAACTCTTTAATGTACATCTCTATACTTTCCAATGAAATACGAATGTTTTCATCAACAGGTAAAGAGTTAACGTGCTTTGCAAGTTGATTCAAATTAGCACCTATTTTTTTCAGTTCAAAGACGGTTTGAATATCCGCTTTTGAAGTTATCCTTTCACCTAAAACAGATTTCCTTAAATACATAGAAAGTGTTACACCTTCAGCTTTAGCTCGTCTGAAAACCTGTTCCTTTTCTTCTTCAGAAAGACGTGCCCGAATAACTTTAGTTCTATTCTCTTTCATTCTATATTCCTATTCTCTATTCTAATGTATGTGAGTGAAACGAACATCACTCGGCAGCTCGGCTGTCGCAAGGTGGGTTTTGTAG
This DNA window, taken from Parabacteroides timonensis, encodes the following:
- a CDS encoding plasmid mobilization protein, translating into MKENRTKVIRARLSEEEKEQVFRRAKAEGVTLSMYLRKSVLGERITSKADIQTVFELKKIGANLNQLAKHVNSLPVDENIRISLESIEMYIKELKQITDKLI